One genomic segment of Blattabacterium sp. (Blaberus giganteus) includes these proteins:
- a CDS encoding peptidylprolyl isomerase translates to MKNFIIIIKCFFVAFLYVDFLYSSSLEKLSGISVIIGNDIILDSEIGNLDDKKSLCNPDIINDFLIQRFMLYYAKKDKSIQINDRELELRTQMFISEMKKKYVNREEFLTQLENKNFLKEITEKIINQQYIEKYYNKITKEVETSPEEVKYFLLKKQNKIPYYPKKICISYIIFYPKLSQTNKKKIIGFLNKIKKEIHSDTDFYIKAILYSEDEASALQGGFVKDIKINDLSKKFAHLVLSLKEGEMSEPFETDLGFHLIKMEKKRKNDIDFKHILIKPKYSKYELYKTKSFAEFFRKRIISHKINIDQIPNLLSQNKIVNVIVQNKIWIDENQLSKNMKKAFILLKKGKITYPYKEIINGKEAFVIFKLLDEIPSQPVSFEKNYSILKNFVIDIKKKDKVKNWAKEILKKTYYAKKMNC, encoded by the coding sequence ATGAAAAACTTTATTATAATTATAAAATGTTTTTTTGTTGCATTTTTATATGTTGATTTTTTATATTCTTCTAGTTTAGAAAAACTTAGTGGTATTTCTGTAATAATTGGAAATGATATCATTTTAGATTCTGAAATTGGGAACCTTGATGATAAAAAATCGTTGTGCAATCCTGATATTATAAATGATTTTTTGATTCAAAGATTTATGCTTTATTATGCAAAAAAAGATAAAAGCATACAAATCAATGATCGAGAGTTAGAATTAAGAACTCAAATGTTTATATCAGAAATGAAAAAAAAATATGTTAATCGAGAAGAATTTTTAACACAATTAGAAAATAAAAATTTTTTAAAAGAAATAACTGAAAAAATTATAAATCAACAGTATATAGAAAAATACTACAATAAAATTACAAAAGAGGTGGAAACTTCTCCAGAAGAAGTAAAATATTTTTTGTTAAAAAAACAGAATAAAATTCCTTACTACCCAAAAAAAATATGTATTTCTTATATAATTTTTTATCCTAAATTAAGTCAAACTAACAAAAAAAAAATAATTGGTTTTTTGAATAAAATCAAAAAAGAAATACATTCTGATACTGATTTTTATATCAAAGCTATTTTATATTCTGAAGATGAAGCTTCTGCATTACAGGGTGGTTTTGTAAAGGATATAAAAATCAACGATCTATCAAAAAAATTTGCACATTTAGTTTTATCCTTAAAAGAAGGAGAAATGTCTGAACCTTTCGAAACAGATTTAGGATTTCATCTTATAAAGATGGAAAAAAAAAGGAAAAATGATATTGATTTTAAACACATTTTAATCAAACCTAAATATTCTAAATATGAATTATACAAAACAAAATCATTTGCAGAATTTTTTAGAAAACGTATTATCAGTCACAAAATAAATATAGATCAAATACCTAATTTATTAAGTCAAAATAAAATAGTAAATGTAATAGTGCAGAATAAAATTTGGATTGATGAAAATCAACTATCAAAAAATATGAAAAAAGCATTTATTCTTTTAAAAAAAGGAAAAATTACTTATCCTTACAAAGAAATTATAAACGGAAAAGAAGCATTTGTTATATTTAAATTATTAGATGAAATTCCATCCCAACCTGTTTCTTTTGAAAAAAATTATTCAATACTCAAAAATTTTGTAATAGACATTAAAAAAAAAGATAAAGTAAAAAATTGGGCAAAGGAAATATTAAAAAAGACTTATTATGCAAAAAAGATGAATTGTTAA
- the lptB gene encoding LPS export ABC transporter ATP-binding protein, which produces MTLKVKNIYKKYKNKYVVENVSLQLNKGEIVGLIGPNGAGKTTSFYMIIGLIKPDRGKIFLFNQDITSNPMYQRSKKGIGYLAQEPSIFRKLSVKDNILCILEMQKIPDQKRKKIAEKLIEELGLQKIINHRGDIISGGERRRTEIARCLAINPKFIFLDEPFSGIDPIAIEDLQKIILSLKKRNIGLLITDHNVQEIFSITDRIYLMFNGKIIKYGSTEEIMQDPVVKKIYLGNRIINFNNYNKK; this is translated from the coding sequence ATGACTTTAAAAGTCAAAAATATATATAAAAAATATAAAAATAAATATGTAGTCGAAAATGTTTCACTTCAATTAAATAAAGGTGAAATAGTAGGATTAATAGGGCCTAATGGGGCAGGAAAAACAACTTCTTTTTACATGATTATAGGATTAATTAAACCAGATAGAGGAAAAATATTTCTTTTTAACCAGGATATTACATCAAATCCAATGTATCAACGTTCTAAAAAAGGAATAGGATATCTAGCTCAAGAACCATCTATATTTAGAAAATTATCTGTAAAAGATAATATTTTATGCATATTAGAAATGCAAAAAATACCGGATCAAAAAAGAAAAAAAATAGCAGAAAAACTTATTGAAGAATTAGGATTACAAAAAATCATAAATCATCGGGGAGATATTATTTCTGGGGGAGAACGAAGACGTACCGAAATTGCTAGATGTTTAGCTATAAATCCTAAATTTATTTTTTTAGATGAGCCTTTTTCTGGGATAGATCCAATAGCTATAGAAGATTTACAAAAAATAATTCTTTCTCTAAAGAAGAGAAATATAGGTCTATTAATTACAGATCATAATGTGCAAGAAATTTTTTCAATAACAGATCGTATTTATTTAATGTTTAATGGTAAAATTATTAAATATGGATCCACCGAAGAAATTATGCAAGATCCTGTTGTAAAAAAAATTTATTTAGGGAATCGAATCATAAATTTTAATAATTACAATAAAAAATGA
- a CDS encoding thiamine diphosphokinase: MNHRFYGPEVGLFLNGETPPFLEKKFSFYKKIFAVDGAFYYLNRYGISVDYVIGDFDSLSISKKDVPLETLLLKTYDQRYTDFDKALNIIYHKGFLNINVWGASGMEQDHFLGNLSTALKYKKKLSIIFHDKHHFYFFSDKKTSFYHKKNKKVSLFPFPKVEGLYTYGLKYSIKKGLLKIGKNIGIRNEAYSQRIEINYKKGELLIFIER; this comes from the coding sequence ATGAATCATCGATTTTATGGTCCGGAAGTGGGATTATTTCTTAATGGAGAAACTCCTCCTTTCTTGGAAAAAAAATTTTCTTTTTATAAAAAGATTTTTGCAGTGGATGGAGCTTTTTATTATTTAAATAGATATGGTATTTCAGTAGATTATGTTATTGGAGATTTTGATTCTCTTTCTATTTCAAAAAAGGATGTTCCTTTAGAAACTCTTTTATTAAAAACTTATGATCAAAGATATACTGATTTTGATAAAGCTTTAAATATTATTTATCATAAAGGATTTTTAAACATAAATGTTTGGGGAGCAAGTGGAATGGAACAAGATCATTTTTTGGGAAATTTATCAACAGCTTTAAAATATAAAAAAAAATTATCTATCATATTTCATGACAAACATCATTTCTATTTTTTTTCTGATAAAAAAACTTCTTTTTACCATAAAAAAAATAAAAAAGTATCTTTATTTCCATTTCCTAAAGTAGAAGGATTATATACCTATGGACTCAAATATTCTATAAAGAAAGGATTATTAAAAATAGGAAAAAATATAGGCATAAGAAATGAAGCTTACAGTCAGAGAATAGAAATTAATTACAAAAAAGGAGAATTGTTAATATTTATAGAAAGATAA
- the tsaD gene encoding tRNA (adenosine(37)-N6)-threonylcarbamoyltransferase complex transferase subunit TsaD, protein MKKKPIIIGIESSCDDTGVSIIRNRNVLSNIIIHQKIHKKYGGVVPELASRQHDLNITKAVKQAILLSKVSINQIDAVSFTLGPGLIGPLLVGASFAKSFSMGLEIPLLTVNHIQAHILSHFIQNANINNSYPKFPFLSLVISGGHTQIIQVDDFFKMKILGSTLDDSVGEVLDKIARALGLDYPGGPMIEYFSKNGNNKKFIFSKPTVTGLDFSFSGFKSDVIRFLKKRLNKNMFFIKQNLSDICASIQKTTAEILSEKVQKAILKTGIYRIALAGGVSANYEIIRTFMSFEKKDKRCKIFILKKEYTTDNGAMIAITGLLKYEKNLFDSIHVTPYSKFKTF, encoded by the coding sequence ATGAAAAAAAAACCTATAATTATTGGGATTGAATCATCATGTGATGATACGGGAGTTTCTATTATTCGAAATAGAAATGTTTTGTCTAATATTATTATTCATCAAAAAATTCATAAAAAATATGGAGGAGTTGTTCCTGAATTAGCTTCAAGACAGCATGATTTAAATATTACAAAAGCCGTTAAACAAGCTATTTTATTATCAAAAGTTTCTATCAATCAAATTGATGCTGTATCTTTTACTTTAGGACCAGGATTAATTGGCCCATTATTAGTAGGGGCTTCTTTTGCAAAATCATTTTCTATGGGATTAGAAATTCCTTTATTGACTGTAAATCATATACAAGCACACATTCTTTCTCATTTCATACAAAATGCTAATATTAATAATTCCTATCCAAAATTTCCATTTTTAAGTTTAGTTATAAGTGGAGGTCATACTCAAATTATACAAGTTGATGATTTTTTTAAAATGAAAATATTAGGATCTACTTTAGATGATTCTGTAGGAGAAGTTTTAGATAAAATTGCTAGAGCATTGGGATTGGATTATCCAGGTGGACCCATGATAGAATATTTTTCTAAAAATGGAAATAATAAAAAATTTATTTTTTCAAAACCTACAGTAACTGGACTAGACTTTAGTTTTAGTGGATTTAAAAGCGATGTCATTCGATTTCTAAAAAAAAGGTTAAATAAAAATATGTTTTTTATAAAACAAAATTTATCTGATATTTGTGCTTCTATACAAAAAACCACAGCTGAAATACTTTCAGAAAAAGTACAAAAAGCTATTTTAAAAACTGGAATTTATAGAATAGCTTTAGCAGGAGGAGTTTCTGCAAACTATGAAATTATACGAACATTTATGTCTTTTGAAAAAAAGGACAAAAGATGTAAAATTTTTATTCTAAAAAAAGAATACACCACTGACAATGGAGCTATGATCGCCATTACAGGATTACTTAAATATGAAAAAAATTTATTTGACTCTATTCATGTTACACCATATTCAAAATTTAAAACATTTTAA
- the gcvP gene encoding aminomethyl-transferring glycine dehydrogenase — protein MKEGSVKKFYYRHIGPSSHEIRNMLKKLKYSSIKDFINKTIPKEIRLKKKLNLPKSISEYQYLNHIYRISKKNKIYRSYIGLGYKNTITPSVIQRNILENPSWYTPYTPYQSEISQGRLEALINFQTMISDITGMKISNASMLDESTAAADAMFMIYQEKIKKKQIDNNYHFFISNEILPQTFSVLKTRCFGLGIHVIYDSHKNLKKKYENEKIFGLIISYPSSLGEIYDYSDTIEYAKRHKISVIVSTDLLSLSLLKPPGEWGADVVVGSSQSFGIPMGFGGPHAAFFSTHERYKRFLPGRIVGISVDKKNKKAFRMALQTREQHIKRERATSNICTSQVLPAIMSSMYALYHGKNGLIEIAKCIHEYAKKLEFLLINNINYLFQVNAFYFDTLRIKTDYVSKIKKVAERRKTNFRYINENYLTITLDETTRQKDINHILSIFYEAYNQDKKTYKKTYNTNIHDKFPSFLKRTSNFLEHEVFRKFYSENELIRYIKRLEKKDISLTHSMIPLGSCTMKLNASAELFSLSQHEWKNIHPFVPDIQAMGYHFVIKNLKKYLKEITGFSGISLQPNSGAQGEYAGLMVIKHYHNSLQEHQRNIALIPYSSHGTNPASANMAGMKVVLIKTTSDGSINKNDLLKKVKENKNLLSVFMITYPSTYGVYEKDIKEITDIIHENGGQVYMDGANMNAQVGLIQPAYLGVDICHLNLHKTFAIPHGGGGPGMGPICVASHLKPFLPNHPFQKQKKNERDKNTLTVSSSPYGSSLILTISYAYIRLLGPNGLRKCTEISVLNANYIKERLKKFYNILYVGEDNTVAHELIIDCRIFKYMEIGVIDIAKRMMDYGYHAPTISFPVEGCMMIEPTESESKEELDRFIETLISIRKEIKEIEDGKFSKINNVLKNAPHSIDILTKNEWIYPYSREKAAYPLPWIKDRKFWPPINRVDDGYGDRNLICTCM, from the coding sequence ATGAAAGAGGGTTCCGTTAAAAAATTCTATTATAGACATATAGGACCGTCTAGTCACGAAATCCGTAATATGTTAAAAAAATTAAAATATTCTTCTATTAAGGATTTTATAAATAAAACTATTCCAAAAGAAATACGTTTAAAAAAAAAATTAAATCTTCCTAAATCTATTTCTGAATATCAATATTTAAATCACATTTATAGAATAAGCAAAAAAAACAAAATTTATCGTTCTTATATAGGATTGGGATACAAAAATACCATAACTCCAAGTGTTATTCAAAGAAATATTCTGGAAAATCCTAGTTGGTATACTCCTTATACCCCTTATCAATCAGAAATATCTCAAGGACGTTTAGAAGCTTTAATTAATTTTCAAACTATGATTTCAGATATAACCGGAATGAAAATCAGTAATGCTTCTATGTTAGATGAATCCACCGCTGCAGCTGATGCGATGTTCATGATTTATCAAGAAAAAATCAAAAAAAAACAAATAGATAATAATTATCATTTTTTTATTTCTAATGAAATACTTCCACAAACTTTTTCTGTTTTAAAAACAAGATGTTTTGGATTGGGGATACATGTCATATATGACAGTCACAAAAATTTAAAAAAAAAATATGAAAATGAAAAAATATTTGGATTAATAATATCTTATCCTTCTAGCTTAGGAGAAATATACGATTACAGTGACACAATTGAATATGCAAAACGTCATAAAATCTCAGTAATAGTTTCTACAGATCTTTTATCTTTATCTTTGTTAAAACCTCCTGGGGAGTGGGGGGCAGATGTTGTTGTTGGATCCAGTCAATCTTTTGGTATTCCTATGGGATTTGGTGGGCCTCATGCCGCTTTTTTTTCTACTCATGAACGATATAAACGTTTTCTTCCTGGAAGAATTGTTGGAATATCTGTGGATAAAAAAAATAAAAAAGCTTTTCGTATGGCTTTACAAACAAGAGAGCAACATATCAAAAGAGAAAGAGCAACTTCTAATATTTGTACATCACAAGTACTTCCCGCTATAATGTCTTCTATGTATGCTTTATATCATGGAAAAAATGGATTAATAGAGATCGCAAAATGTATTCATGAATATGCTAAAAAATTAGAATTTTTATTAATAAATAATATAAATTATCTTTTTCAAGTAAATGCTTTTTATTTTGATACTCTAAGAATTAAAACAGATTACGTTAGTAAAATAAAAAAAGTGGCAGAACGTAGAAAAACTAATTTTAGGTATATAAATGAAAATTATTTAACGATTACTCTAGATGAAACAACTAGACAAAAAGATATCAATCATATTTTATCTATTTTTTATGAAGCATATAATCAAGATAAAAAAACGTATAAAAAAACATATAATACGAATATTCATGATAAATTTCCTAGTTTTTTAAAAAGAACTTCTAATTTTTTAGAACATGAAGTTTTTCGTAAATTTTATTCAGAAAATGAGCTAATACGTTATATAAAGAGATTGGAAAAAAAAGATATTTCCTTGACTCATTCCATGATTCCACTTGGATCATGCACTATGAAATTAAATGCTTCTGCGGAGTTATTTTCTTTAAGTCAACATGAATGGAAAAATATTCATCCTTTTGTTCCTGATATACAAGCAATGGGATATCATTTTGTCATTAAAAATTTAAAAAAATATTTGAAAGAAATTACTGGATTTTCTGGAATTTCTTTACAACCAAATTCAGGTGCACAAGGTGAATATGCAGGGCTCATGGTTATAAAACATTATCACAATTCATTACAAGAACATCAAAGGAATATAGCATTAATTCCTTATTCTTCTCATGGAACCAATCCTGCTTCAGCAAATATGGCCGGTATGAAAGTCGTATTAATAAAGACAACCAGTGATGGATCAATTAATAAAAACGATTTATTAAAAAAAGTAAAAGAAAATAAAAATTTATTATCTGTATTCATGATCACTTATCCTTCTACTTACGGAGTATATGAAAAAGATATTAAGGAAATTACAGATATAATTCATGAAAATGGAGGACAAGTTTATATGGATGGAGCAAATATGAATGCTCAAGTAGGATTAATTCAACCAGCATATTTAGGTGTAGATATTTGTCATCTTAATCTTCATAAAACTTTTGCCATTCCTCATGGTGGAGGAGGACCTGGAATGGGTCCTATTTGTGTAGCTTCACATTTAAAACCTTTTTTACCAAATCATCCTTTTCAAAAACAAAAAAAGAACGAAAGAGACAAAAATACATTAACTGTTTCCTCTTCTCCATATGGTTCTTCTTTAATTTTAACAATTTCTTATGCTTATATCCGTCTATTGGGACCAAATGGACTTCGAAAATGTACGGAAATATCTGTGTTAAATGCAAATTACATAAAAGAAAGATTGAAAAAGTTTTATAACATATTGTATGTAGGAGAAGACAACACTGTTGCACATGAATTAATTATAGATTGTAGAATTTTTAAATATATGGAAATAGGAGTTATAGACATAGCAAAAAGAATGATGGATTATGGGTATCACGCTCCCACTATCTCTTTTCCTGTAGAAGGATGTATGATGATAGAGCCAACAGAAAGTGAATCTAAAGAAGAATTAGATCGTTTTATTGAAACTCTTATCAGCATAAGAAAAGAAATTAAAGAGATTGAGGATGGCAAATTTTCTAAAATAAATAATGTATTAAAAAATGCTCCACATAGTATAGATATTTTGACTAAAAATGAATGGATATATCCTTATAGTAGAGAAAAAGCAGCTTATCCTTTACCTTGGATTAAGGACAGAAAATTTTGGCCTCCAATAAATCGTGTTGACGATGGATATGGAGATAGAAACTTAATATGTACATGTATGTAA
- the mdh gene encoding malate dehydrogenase: MKVTIIGAGNVGASCASLLAQKDIVKKIVLLDIIEKLSEGKSLDISQMLPMIQSNTEIIGISNDYSKSKNSEIIIITCGIPRKPGMSRDDLVKTNAKIIRSVTEKSIFFSPKAKLIIVSNPLDVMTYVSYITAKVDSSRIIGMAGILDSTRYRFFLSKKLNVSPIDIQSLLLGGHGDTMVPLYRYTSVSGIPIKEFLSEEDNNVIIEKTKKGGEEIVNFLGTSAWMAPSASVVKIVEAILKDSKRIFPCSVFLKGQYGLKDMCLGVPVILGNNGIEKIVELQLNQKENNLLKRSAFHVKNMIKKL, translated from the coding sequence ATGAAAGTAACTATTATTGGAGCAGGAAATGTGGGTGCTTCTTGTGCTAGTTTATTAGCTCAGAAAGATATAGTCAAAAAAATTGTTTTGTTGGATATTATAGAAAAACTTTCAGAAGGAAAAAGTTTAGACATATCTCAAATGCTTCCTATGATTCAATCAAATACTGAAATTATTGGAATTTCCAATGATTATTCCAAATCCAAAAATTCGGAAATCATTATTATTACTTGTGGAATTCCGAGAAAACCTGGAATGAGCAGAGATGATCTTGTAAAAACTAATGCAAAAATCATTCGTTCTGTAACTGAAAAATCTATTTTCTTTTCTCCAAAAGCTAAATTGATCATTGTATCCAATCCATTAGATGTTATGACGTATGTAAGTTATATAACGGCTAAAGTGGATTCTTCTCGTATCATTGGAATGGCCGGAATATTAGATTCTACTAGATATCGTTTTTTTTTATCAAAAAAATTAAATGTTTCTCCTATTGATATACAATCTTTATTATTAGGAGGTCATGGGGACACAATGGTTCCTTTATATAGATATACTTCTGTATCAGGAATTCCCATAAAAGAATTCTTATCAGAAGAAGATAATAATGTAATTATTGAAAAAACAAAAAAAGGAGGAGAAGAAATAGTAAATTTTTTAGGCACATCTGCTTGGATGGCTCCTAGTGCATCTGTTGTAAAAATAGTAGAAGCGATTTTAAAAGATTCTAAACGTATTTTTCCGTGTTCGGTTTTTTTAAAAGGACAATATGGATTGAAAGATATGTGTTTAGGAGTTCCAGTTATTTTAGGAAATAATGGAATAGAAAAAATTGTAGAACTACAATTGAATCAAAAAGAAAACAATCTTTTGAAAAGATCAGCTTTTCATGTAAAAAATATGATCAAAAAACTATAA